Proteins encoded within one genomic window of Bradyrhizobium sp. CB1717:
- a CDS encoding DUF4399 domain-containing protein, with protein MKIIFCAALAAAIALPSGGAYAQGKTAPKDAKLYFISPRDGQKVRGAFWVRFGLRNMGVTHAGDDYQNAGHHHLLVDVNDPIDPKEPIPQDKSHLHFGAGQTETQLELAPGTHTLQLVLGDAKHYPFEPPIVSEKITIRVRQPVAGK; from the coding sequence ATGAAGATCATTTTTTGCGCCGCATTGGCGGCGGCGATCGCATTGCCTTCCGGCGGAGCCTACGCGCAAGGCAAGACCGCGCCCAAGGACGCCAAGCTCTATTTCATCAGCCCGCGTGACGGGCAGAAGGTTCGCGGTGCATTCTGGGTCCGGTTCGGCTTGCGCAACATGGGCGTGACGCATGCCGGCGACGACTACCAGAACGCCGGCCATCATCATTTGCTGGTCGACGTGAACGATCCCATCGATCCCAAGGAGCCAATTCCGCAGGACAAGTCGCATCTGCACTTCGGCGCCGGGCAGACCGAAACCCAGCTCGAACTTGCACCCGGAACGCACACGCTGCAACTGGTGCTCGGCGACGCCAAGCACTATCCGTTCGAGCCGCCCATCGTGTCCGAGAAGATCACCATACGCGTCAGGCAACCAGTTGCCGGCAAGTGA
- a CDS encoding SUMF1/EgtB/PvdO family nonheme iron enzyme produces the protein MGEIRNFRSGNQDGQPPHGPMPRRLAAIIVGDIASYSRIMQADEEGTHVRVKRIERDIIQPSIVEHHGTLVKTTGDGFIAIFDSPVEAVRCSIVIQQNLIGRNAPLPKHSRLEYRIGVNLGDVIVEPDDVYGDGVNIATRIEGIAEPGQVYISGAIYEQIKHKVVCGYESLGDRKVKNITDPVRVYRVLPDADAVGRTRGRRENILLFLLIMALLVIAGYVLWYVLVQHRSQVGQQAAAPPVAVPSASPMPQSVPSLPSPAVPAPQAAPAASPLPTTTPSPAASPSPSPASAPSVTAVQEPEMIAIRGGSFAMGSNDDPTERPVHQVTIKPFSIGKYPVTVQEWNECAAAKACSFTATGKDDAPVSNVSWTDAQQYVAYLSQATKKPYRLPSEAEWEYAARGGTQSKYWWGDKLQPGMAGCKDCGNLASEQPAKVGSFKPNPFGLYDMGGGIDQWVEDCWHKSYQGAPGDGSAWTGADCSSHVLRSGSWKNDSRYVRPSNRDGYDTNVRYPTHGFRVALSP, from the coding sequence ATGGGCGAAATTCGCAACTTCAGATCCGGAAATCAGGACGGGCAGCCTCCACACGGCCCCATGCCTCGTCGTCTCGCGGCGATCATTGTCGGCGACATCGCTTCCTACAGTCGCATCATGCAGGCCGACGAGGAGGGAACGCATGTCCGCGTCAAGCGGATCGAGCGGGATATCATCCAGCCCAGCATCGTCGAGCATCATGGCACGCTGGTGAAGACGACGGGCGACGGCTTTATCGCCATCTTCGATAGCCCGGTCGAGGCCGTTCGATGCAGCATCGTCATCCAGCAGAATCTCATCGGCCGCAACGCCCCGCTTCCCAAGCATTCACGGCTCGAATACCGGATTGGCGTCAATCTCGGCGACGTCATCGTGGAGCCGGACGACGTCTACGGCGACGGCGTCAACATCGCCACACGCATCGAAGGCATCGCGGAGCCCGGTCAGGTCTATATCTCGGGTGCGATCTACGAGCAGATCAAGCACAAGGTCGTATGCGGCTATGAATCGCTCGGGGACCGCAAGGTCAAGAACATCACCGATCCGGTGCGCGTCTATCGCGTGCTGCCGGACGCAGACGCAGTCGGCAGGACGCGCGGCCGGCGCGAGAACATCCTGCTCTTTCTTCTGATCATGGCATTGCTGGTGATTGCCGGCTACGTGCTTTGGTACGTGCTGGTGCAGCACCGCAGCCAGGTGGGGCAACAGGCTGCCGCTCCTCCGGTCGCGGTGCCGTCAGCTTCGCCGATGCCGCAATCCGTTCCGTCGCTACCGAGCCCGGCGGTACCGGCGCCTCAAGCCGCACCCGCGGCTTCGCCGTTGCCCACAACGACGCCATCGCCCGCAGCATCGCCTTCACCATCTCCGGCATCCGCTCCATCGGTGACGGCGGTCCAAGAACCCGAGATGATCGCCATTCGCGGCGGCAGCTTCGCCATGGGAAGCAATGACGATCCGACGGAACGCCCGGTCCACCAGGTCACGATCAAGCCGTTCTCGATCGGCAAATATCCGGTGACCGTGCAGGAGTGGAACGAATGCGCCGCTGCAAAGGCGTGCTCCTTCACGGCCACCGGCAAAGACGACGCGCCCGTCAGCAATGTGAGCTGGACCGACGCGCAACAATATGTGGCGTATCTCTCCCAGGCGACGAAGAAGCCGTATCGGCTTCCGAGCGAAGCCGAATGGGAGTACGCGGCGCGCGGCGGAACGCAGAGCAAGTATTGGTGGGGTGACAAGCTTCAGCCGGGCATGGCCGGCTGCAAGGATTGCGGCAACCTCGCCAGCGAGCAGCCGGCGAAGGTCGGCAGCTTCAAGCCAAACCCGTTCGGCCTGTACGACATGGGCGGCGGGATCGACCAGTGGGTCGAGGATTGCTGGCACAAGAGCTATCAAGGCGCGCCCGGCGACGGCTCGGCATGGACCGGCGCCGACTGCTCCTCGCACGTGCTGCGCTCAGGCTCTTGGAAGAACGATTCCCGATATGTGCGGCCATCCAACCGCGATGGTTACGACACCAATGTCCGTTATCCCACGCATGGATTCCGCGTCGCGCTCAGTCCGTAA